A window from Deltaproteobacteria bacterium HGW-Deltaproteobacteria-18 encodes these proteins:
- a CDS encoding MATE family efflux transporter: MIHISPATAIIYRRIFKVSMPLVISLGATTIMEFTDRLFLARYSLDAIAAALPAGIMALLAMTIFLGTTSYVSVFVAQYTGQGRPEMVGRAVWQGIYVALFGAAVLGGLAFLAEGIFALGGHSTEIQILESIYFRTLCLGAGIHLAGGAFAGFFTGLGRTRVVMLANLAGMLLNIPLDYCLINGIGPFPELGILGAGLATVISWGLITAILWLAMCRRENARFRLTTDRRLRPDLWLRLMRYGLPSGMEFFLDIFAFTVFIFVVGRLGTMELAATNIALNINALAFMPLVGFAMGTSTLVGQAMGAGKPDEVPMVVRASLVLTFVYLAVMSAIFLFVPEAVLHLFQPRDMDPAAFASVVDMGRILLMIVVAYLFFDGVSFIVYGALKGAGDTVFVMTSRLVLVFMVMIAPLLAGVWLGLGLYYFWAVSCTFLVMLSLVGWWRFRQGKWRNMLVVEKRPSA; encoded by the coding sequence ATGATCCACATCTCACCGGCCACAGCCATCATATATCGCCGCATTTTCAAGGTTTCCATGCCGCTGGTCATAAGCCTCGGCGCGACCACGATCATGGAGTTCACGGACCGACTCTTTCTGGCCCGCTATTCCCTCGACGCCATTGCAGCTGCCTTGCCCGCCGGGATCATGGCCCTTCTGGCCATGACGATTTTTCTGGGCACCACGAGTTACGTGTCCGTGTTCGTGGCCCAGTATACGGGTCAGGGGCGTCCTGAAATGGTCGGCAGGGCGGTCTGGCAGGGCATCTATGTGGCGCTTTTCGGGGCGGCCGTGCTTGGAGGGCTGGCCTTCCTGGCGGAGGGCATTTTTGCGCTCGGAGGTCATTCCACAGAGATTCAGATACTTGAATCCATTTATTTTAGAACTTTGTGCCTGGGGGCGGGAATCCATCTTGCCGGCGGCGCTTTTGCCGGGTTCTTTACCGGCCTGGGCCGCACGCGCGTGGTCATGCTCGCCAACCTGGCAGGGATGCTCCTCAACATCCCTCTCGATTATTGCCTGATAAACGGCATCGGCCCGTTTCCGGAACTGGGCATCCTTGGTGCGGGCCTGGCCACCGTGATAAGCTGGGGCCTGATTACGGCCATTCTCTGGCTGGCCATGTGCCGCCGTGAGAATGCCCGTTTCCGCCTGACCACGGATCGACGGCTGCGGCCTGACCTGTGGCTTAGGCTCATGCGCTACGGCCTGCCGAGCGGGATGGAGTTTTTTCTCGATATCTTCGCTTTTACGGTCTTCATCTTCGTGGTCGGCAGGCTCGGGACCATGGAACTGGCCGCGACCAACATCGCGCTCAACATCAACGCCCTGGCGTTCATGCCCTTGGTCGGCTTTGCCATGGGCACCAGTACCCTGGTCGGTCAGGCCATGGGTGCGGGCAAACCCGACGAAGTGCCCATGGTGGTGCGTGCCAGTCTTGTGCTGACCTTTGTCTATCTGGCGGTCATGTCGGCGATTTTTTTGTTCGTCCCGGAAGCTGTCCTGCACCTGTTCCAGCCCCGCGACATGGATCCGGCCGCCTTTGCCTCGGTGGTCGACATGGGCCGGATTCTGCTCATGATTGTGGTCGCCTACCTGTTCTTCGACGGGGTCAGCTTTATCGTCTACGGAGCCCTCAAAGGGGCGGGAGATACGGTCTTTGTCATGACCTCGCGTTTGGTGCTGGTCTTCATGGTCATGATCGCACCGCTTCTGGCCGGAGTCTGGCTGGGTCTTGGGCTCTATTATTTCTGGGCCGTGAGCTGCACGTTTCTGGTCATGCTGTCGCTTGTGGGGTGGTGGCGCTTCAGGCAGGGAAAATGGCGGAACATGCTGGTAGTGGAAAAAAGGCCGTCCGCATGA
- a CDS encoding histidine kinase, translated as MYGMISRFASGKIRRIVLFGMILSVLGFSVLGGISYRYLLQIEDALALAEVVDDLSSEILEIRRYEKNYLLYALEEDYLETLRYCDKALSIIERIEPREGGLIGADLKGRMTLVQLRDDLRRYKDLFSSIGAQPGSNNDENDPLGVELRDQGKDLVDVVRQFVLYQRERILDIVGTLKHQLALAIGAFTGVAIFFSWLVGRRIFGALAIIEHSARQIVQGNFEPLPLPDTSDETRGVVEAFNHMIEELERRQNQLLQEKKLASLGVLTSGIAHQLNNPLNNISTSCQILQEDLEAALPVDPALTRQMLDNIYQEVSRSRDIVKGLLEFARETEFCLKPVPLHAVVQRAVTLVSSEVPSGVRILTEIPDHIELPLDSQRFQEVLLNLMINAIHSITPPGVISLSARSDPGSGEAVLQVTDTGAGIPPEHLGRIFDPFFTLKDTGTGLGLSVVFGIIKKHGGTIGVESRVGEGTTFTLHLPLGGAFSGAS; from the coding sequence ATGTACGGAATGATTTCGCGATTTGCCAGCGGCAAGATCCGGCGCATCGTCCTCTTCGGCATGATCCTGTCCGTGCTGGGATTTTCGGTGCTCGGTGGCATCTCCTACCGTTACCTGCTGCAGATCGAAGACGCCCTGGCCCTGGCCGAGGTCGTGGACGATCTGAGCAGCGAGATTCTGGAAATCCGTCGTTACGAGAAGAACTATCTCCTTTACGCGCTGGAAGAGGATTACCTTGAGACCCTGCGCTATTGCGACAAGGCACTGTCCATCATCGAACGCATCGAGCCCCGGGAAGGAGGCTTGATCGGAGCCGATCTGAAGGGGCGGATGACCCTGGTTCAACTTCGGGATGACCTGCGCCGTTACAAGGATTTGTTTTCAAGCATCGGCGCACAGCCGGGAAGCAATAATGACGAGAACGACCCCCTGGGCGTCGAACTGCGCGATCAGGGCAAGGATCTGGTCGATGTGGTTCGGCAGTTCGTGCTCTACCAGCGAGAACGCATCCTGGACATTGTCGGGACCCTGAAACATCAGCTGGCCTTGGCCATTGGAGCTTTCACGGGCGTGGCCATATTTTTTTCCTGGCTGGTCGGGAGAAGGATTTTCGGTGCCCTGGCCATTATCGAGCACTCCGCACGTCAGATCGTACAGGGCAATTTCGAGCCTCTGCCCCTGCCAGACACCAGCGACGAAACGCGGGGCGTGGTTGAGGCCTTCAACCACATGATCGAGGAACTCGAGCGCAGGCAGAACCAGCTCCTGCAGGAAAAGAAGCTGGCCTCGCTGGGCGTCCTGACCTCGGGCATCGCCCATCAGCTCAACAACCCCCTCAACAATATCTCCACATCCTGCCAGATTCTGCAGGAAGACCTGGAGGCGGCCCTGCCCGTCGATCCGGCGCTGACCCGGCAGATGCTCGACAACATCTATCAGGAAGTCAGCCGCTCGCGCGATATCGTCAAGGGGCTCCTTGAGTTCGCCCGGGAAACGGAGTTCTGTCTCAAGCCCGTGCCGCTGCATGCGGTCGTGCAACGGGCGGTGACACTGGTTTCCAGTGAAGTGCCGTCGGGGGTGCGCATCCTGACCGAGATTCCGGACCATATCGAACTTCCCCTCGACAGCCAGCGCTTTCAGGAGGTGCTTTTGAACCTGATGATAAACGCCATCCACTCCATAACCCCGCCTGGAGTGATCTCCCTCTCTGCAAGGTCCGACCCCGGTTCAGGAGAGGCGGTGCTGCAGGTGACCGATACCGGAGCGGGCATCCCGCCGGAGCATCTGGGCCGCATCTTTGATCCCTTCTTCACGCTCAAGGACACGGGTACGGGCCTTGGCCTGTCGGTGGTGTTCGGCATCATCAAGAAGCACGGCGGGACCATCGGCGTCGAGAGTCGGGTGGGTGAAGGCACCACGTTCACCCTGCACCTGCCACTCGGCGGCGCCTTTTCGGGGGCATCGTGA
- a CDS encoding Fis family transcriptional regulator, translating to MHGRVPDPSTPPPARILVVDDEAISRDNLALALARHGHDTVTASGGAEALGLLQESDFDMVLTDLMMEGMDGLALLREVKSRHPDIEVVVITGYPTVDTAVEAMRAGAYDYLAKPYRIDEARLLVHKALEKRGLRLEVARLREQLREQTLPVPMLGAAPCMVELKRTIAQVAPSDVTVLILGETGTGKEVAARMIHLFSRRSEARFLAINCGAFNEELLESELFGHEQGAFSGAARQKKGLFEAAEGGTLFLDEVGEMSLAMQVKLLRAVQERSIRRVGGTADIPVDVRLVAATNKDLKTEVETGRFRQDLYFRLNVLVLNMPPLVQRREDLPLLARFFAEKASREADRPAPGISDEVMEILSRYAFPGNVRELQNVIQRAVVFCNGDEIRPAHLSPELREVSLHVSRAGDRLPMTLEECEREQIRWTLAHAGDNRTLAARMLGIDRASLWRKIKRHGL from the coding sequence GTGCATGGCCGCGTTCCCGATCCGTCAACGCCCCCGCCGGCCAGGATTCTGGTGGTCGATGACGAGGCCATCTCACGCGACAACCTGGCCCTGGCGCTGGCGCGGCACGGGCATGACACCGTGACCGCGTCCGGCGGCGCCGAGGCGCTGGGTCTTTTGCAGGAATCGGACTTCGACATGGTCCTGACCGACCTGATGATGGAGGGGATGGACGGGTTGGCCCTCCTGCGGGAGGTCAAGTCCCGTCATCCCGATATCGAGGTCGTGGTCATCACCGGCTACCCCACTGTGGATACGGCCGTGGAGGCCATGCGGGCCGGGGCGTACGACTATCTGGCCAAGCCGTACCGCATCGACGAAGCCAGGTTGCTGGTGCACAAGGCGCTTGAAAAACGCGGGCTCCGGCTTGAGGTCGCGCGTCTGCGCGAGCAGTTGCGCGAACAGACCCTGCCCGTGCCCATGCTTGGCGCGGCTCCGTGCATGGTGGAACTCAAGCGGACCATTGCGCAGGTAGCGCCTTCGGACGTGACGGTGCTGATCCTGGGCGAAACCGGGACGGGCAAAGAGGTGGCAGCGCGCATGATTCACCTCTTCAGCCGCCGCTCCGAAGCCCGTTTTCTGGCCATCAACTGCGGCGCATTCAACGAGGAGTTGCTCGAAAGCGAGCTTTTCGGACATGAGCAGGGCGCTTTTTCCGGAGCCGCCCGGCAGAAGAAGGGGCTCTTTGAGGCGGCCGAGGGCGGCACGCTTTTTCTCGATGAAGTGGGGGAGATGTCCCTGGCCATGCAGGTCAAGCTTCTGCGCGCCGTCCAGGAGCGGAGCATCCGCCGGGTGGGCGGTACCGCGGACATCCCCGTGGACGTGCGTCTCGTGGCGGCGACCAACAAGGATTTAAAGACCGAGGTCGAGACGGGTCGCTTTCGTCAGGACCTTTATTTTCGCCTCAACGTGCTGGTGCTGAACATGCCGCCACTGGTGCAGCGGCGTGAGGATTTGCCCCTGCTGGCTCGCTTTTTTGCGGAGAAGGCCAGCCGGGAGGCGGATCGCCCCGCGCCCGGCATCTCCGACGAGGTCATGGAGATCCTCAGCCGTTACGCCTTTCCGGGCAATGTCCGGGAGCTGCAGAACGTCATCCAGCGGGCCGTGGTCTTCTGCAACGGAGATGAGATTCGTCCTGCGCACCTCTCGCCGGAGCTGCGTGAAGTCTCGTTGCATGTGAGCCGGGCGGGAGACAGGCTGCCCATGACCCTTGAAGAGTGCGAACGGGAACAGATCCGGTGGACCCTTGCGCACGCGGGGGACAACCGCACCTTGGCCGCCCGGATGCTGGGCATCGACCGGGCCTCCCTGTGGCGCAAGATCAAGCGTCACGGGTTGTAG